The window TGGAAGGAGCGAATACCTATCGATAATTTTTATGTAATATTTATGAGTACCTTAAACTCAATGGTTGAAAAGAGATGGGCTCCCTCAATGATCAACAAATTAAAAAATGCGGTAATAAGACGATTTGGTTTGTTTTCTTCAGAAGATAAAATCGAAATCCTTGAATTGATTGAAATATGGGAAATGATCTATTACAAACAGGCTTCCTAATCAATTTCTGCTGAGTTTTCGACAACATCCCATTTTTCAATTTACTTTCAAGAATGTCCGGCCACCTTCGTAGGACGGTGAGAGCCCCGGTACCCACAAAGCGAATTATAACCTTATGATTTGAAAGCTAAAGCCAAATGCCCGCAACTAACGCTCAGAACAAGTAAAATAACAAATTAAAAAACGAGCATAAAAAAAGTTAAAAACAGGTGATCACATGAGACTCCCACCCAAAAAAATCAAAAATATATGCCCTCATGCAGTAAATATTTACAGGGTAACTGGTTTCATAATAATGAAGTTTTAAGAAACTGAATCATAAACAACTGGCTCGAAATCATGAATTCTGAATTCTGACCCGTACAACCGTATTAGCCATATCGGGTCGTTTTTGTCACGCTCGACGCAGGAGAGCGGCTTTCAGACAAAAAAGACGAAGAAAGAGAAGAAAAAGAAGAGAAAAGGGAAAGAAAAAGAAGAAGAAAAGAGACAGATCAAAAGAAAGAGCCACAAAACAACTATAAACTAATCTTAAAAGGCTTGAAACTCTTTATTCAGGCTTCAAAGCTCTTTTCATGGCTTTTTTTGAAAGGCCGGTCGCCTGCGACCGGTGAGAGTGCGGGGTGCTGAAAAGTGGAAATAACTGACAGCATCTGCGGGCTAAAACAAGCATGAAATCGGAACCTGGAAGAATTAGAATCCAAAACCAAAATTGAGTTAAAATAAGGAATTTGAGTTAAAATAAGTAATTTATTTACTAAAAAAGCCTTTTAGGATCTTTTAGAGCGATCCATAGGGTCTGGTCCAATTTTATGTAATTTAGTTCTGTACTCAGTTAATTTACTACTTATTTAAGTTATTACCCATTTAAGTTACTTAGTCAAGTTATTACTTATTTAAGTTATTACTCATTTAAGTTACTACTTATTTAAGTTATTACCCATTTAAGTTACTTAGTCAAGTTATTACTTATTTAAGTCACATATCTTCTTTGTACGTCTTCTTCATACATCGGGACTAACCCTATGGACCAATTGTGTATATGTAAGTAATAGTATAAAAAAGCAACGACTGTAAAATCATTTTTTAGCAGTACTGCTATATAAAATCCACAACAAAGCACAACATTTAAAATCCAATGCCTGAAACTAACGCTCAAAACAAGTTAAAAACAAGTGATCACATGAGACTCCCACCCGAAAAAAAGTCAAAAATAGATGCCCTCTGGGACAGGTTCTGGAGCGGCGGGCTGTCCAACCCTTTGCAGTCCATTGAGCAGATGTCGTACCTCATTTTCATGAAAAGGCTTGAGGATATGGACGTGCTGGAGCAGAGGCGGGCGAATGCTACCGGGCAGGCTTATGTTTCTATCTTTGGGGGGCATGAGGAGTGCAGGTGGTCGGAATGGAAGCACAAACCGGCTGAGGAGATGATGAAACACGTCAGGGATGTTGTGTTTCCGTTCATCAAAGATATTCATGATGGGGAGAAGACTCTTTTTTCGCAGCACATGAAGGACGCTGTGTTCATGGTCCCCAAGCCGTCTCTTGTACAGGAAGCGGTAGGGATCATTGACGAGCTCGACATTTCAGGACAGAGTTCTGATATGCAGGGAGACATTTACGAATACCTCCTGAGCCAGCTTGCAACCGCAGGGAAGAACGGGCAGTTCAGGACGCCGAGGCACATAATCAGAATGATAGTCGAGCTTGTTGACCCTGACGTCAATGACAGGATCTGTGATCCTGCGTGTGGGACGGCTGGTTTCCTGTTTACGGCTTACAGGTATATCCTCAGGAAATACACAAGTCCTGACATGGTCATTGAAGACGAGGAAGGGGACTGGCACAACCTTATCGGGGACCACATAACCGAGCAGAAGGCATGGGACAAGCTGCATAAGGACACCTTCTACGGTTTTGATTTTGACTCGACAATGGTCAGGATTGCACTAATGAACATGGTCCTGCACGGGATCAGGGCTCCTCATATAGAACCTACTGACACGCTCTCAAACCAGTACAGCGGAGAAGAAGAGTTCACAGTCATCCTGGCAAACCCGCCTTTCAAGGGGAGCATTGATAAAAACGATATCAACGACAGGCTGACACTCGGCACCACAAAGACCGAACTTCTTTTCGTAGAGAAAATGATCAGGCTGCTTGAGATCGGTGGGAAGTGCGGAGTAATCGTGCCTGACGGTGTGCTCTTCGGAAGCTCAAATGCTCACAAAGACCTCCGGAAGCTCCTGCTCGAAAAATGCCAGATCGAAGGAATAGTTTCCATGCCTTCAGGTGTTTTCAAGCCCTACGCAGGCGTCTCAACCGCAGTGCTCATCTTCACAAAAGGCGGAAACACGGAAAAGATCTGGTTCTACGATATGGTAGCAGATGGGTATTCCCTGGACGATAAACGGACTCCGGTAGACAGAAAAGGAGATATTCCGGACATTATCGAGCGGTTCAGGAAACGCAGAGAGGAAAACCCGACCGACAGGAAAGGGAAATGTTTTTACGTCTCAGCAGCCGAAATCAAAGCCAATAATTACGATCTTTCCATTTCCAGGTACAAAGAGATCGAATATGAAGAAGTCAGGTATGAAAAGCCTGAGGTTATAATTGAGAAGATCGAGGAACTTGAGGGAAAGATCCTGGAAAATATTGACGAATTGAAATTGTTGCTCAATGAAGAGACGTGAACTACCACTCAGCTAAAGACTGACTGGCTTCTCGGGTCATCCCTTCCTCTATTGAGGACAAGTCACGCGAGCTCAACCCTGCGTCCCGCAGGTGGAAAATTGTGTTAACGATTTAATGTTCCTTACTATGCCCTGTTTCCAACTTGCCTTCGCATTGTGGTGACAGCATTTTAAGTAATGTTATATCGGTTTCAAAGTTGAAATAATTAAGCAGAATCAACAACGATAGAACGTGAGGAAGTTGACGCTTATATTCCATGAAATTAAGATTTCATGGGTTTTACGCTTCTTCCTATAAATCCTTCATCCAGTTTTAAAACAACCAGGACATTCTAAACTTCCAGGAATCACTCAAAAAACTAAGAAAACTCTAAGAATGGATTGTAGTAAAGATGAAACTTTTATATAAGACTACACTGTTAAATAATTATTTATCTGTAAAACTGACTCTACAGAGGTTTATAACTTGGTAACCAGGGAAATGAAAGAACCTGAAAAAAATTTTGACAAGGCGATTGAATTTGCTGAAAAAAAGAAAGAGGAATCACTAAAGAAAGCAACTACTCAGATTGAAAAAGAGTACTTAGCAAACGCTTTTGACAAGGAAATACAGGAGCTTAAAGAGAGGAAGAAAAAATTTGTGGATAGTCGGGAATTAACAGAAAAGAAAAAAAATGAAGAAATAGAGAAACGAAAACAAAAGAAAAAAAATAATTGAAAGAAGAGGCTAAAATCAGGCATCACATAATACGGCTTTGTCTCAATCTCTACATTCATAGAAAAATAAAGCCTATAAACCCTTAAAACGTCTTGATTCTAATTCATCATCCGGGCTTCAAGGTTCTTTTTCAGGGCTTTTTTTGAAAAGCCGGTCGCAATGGCGACCGGTGAGAGTGCGGGGTAATTTAAAATCTTCTCCCAACCCTTACTCAATTGTCAGTTAATCAGGATTTGTTGCTGAAAATCACATCCCAGCTACATATTTCTTTTTTTGACCTGAAAATTTTGTAACTAAACAATCATTTTTACTACTCGATTACTACTCGAAAAACGAAGATCCGTCTTCTTTATTTATGTCCCCGGAATATTCACGATATACTACGTACTTGCCATTTGCCTTTTTTATGCATCTGACTCCGAGCCCGCTCTTTTTTATCACGGCTTTTCTTTCCTCGGCATCGGATTTTTCAAGCCCGAAATAACTTAACTCATCGAGCATATACATTTTACCGTTAAATTCTCGGAAGGTTTTATGCATTGTTACCCGAATCACATGGTTTTTGAGGATTTATAAGCTGTGAAAAATTGCGAAAATAAAATGTCACTAATTTGTTGCTATCTCTGGCACTTATGGTTGCAGGGATACAGGTTTCACATAGTGAATTACCCCTCCCTGCCTGATGGCGAGGAAGGGGCTTCCTTCGAGTACTTCCGTCATTTGGCTTCGGTATGAACCTCAATTCCATCGGGAAGCCTGTATTGTCGAAGATTATCAACAAATTGTTGATAGCCTGTCCACAAGGTATTCTGTGATAGATAACGTATCATGATATTGATAGCAGAATTTCTATCTCTATCTATGTTGTTACCACAATCACATAACATAACACGTTCCCAGGTAGGCATATCATGTTTTTTTCCACAATAACAACACTTCCTATACGTGTTTTTTTCATCAATTCTTATTATACGTTTACCTATAATTTCTGCTTTATAGGTCAAGAATTGAACAAATCTGCCTAAATTTCCTAAACCCTGAGTAGAACGATTTAGACCTTTATTTTGTTTGGTCTTTTTTTGTTTTATACCATCTTTAACTTTAGGTTGAGCCATTTGTTTTACATCTAAATCCCCAACAATTATAGTATTAGCTCTGGTATTCTCAACCATTGTTTTTGATAGTTTGTGCTGGAAATCCTTAACTTGATTTGTTTTCTTTTTACTCATTTTTGTAACTGCTCTGGCTATTCTCAAAAATCTCCTGCTTTTTGCAGAACCTTTTTTAGGAATTGCTGAATAATAACTTCAAGTTTTTACTTCGGGGACGGCTCTATAATTCCATTTCCCCAAGTAATCATCAAATACAATTTTCATGTTTTCCTTAAAGTTTTCACGTACTTTTCTTCCCGTGGCATAAACTTTATTTTTGATAGTCGAAAACACTTTGAGTCCTGTGGATGTCGAAGTCTTACCAACAAGGCTTTTTACCACATCAATACTGCTGAAAACAGTACCTTTGCATGCATTTGTAACATGGCAAAATAACCTGTGTTCTATTGGATTGTATTTCGAAGTATATGGTGGATAGTGAGCCATTCTGATTTCAATTCCAATTTAATTTGCTAACTTTTGCAGGTCTTCCTTGAAAATATAATGCCTGCTTGAGTTGCTTCCACCGCCATCTGCCAAGACTAAAATGCTACTTGCCTGGTGGTAATCTTCCTTACCGTAGTTTTCCCACCAGTATTTAATGCAGTCACAACAAAATTCGCTCGTATCCTTACTGATTCCCAGGGTGATGTATCCTTCGTTACGTTTCAGGTCGTATATGCAATGTGGAATTACAACACCGTCTGAAAATGTATTGAAATCGTGGTCGTATACTTTTAGTGCCTGAGTACAATATCCTTTGCCCTCACGGTAGAAATTGCCTATGAATTCTTTTTTTTCACATCTATACTGATAATCGGATTATCGCTTTCAGAGTACTCTTTTTTCAACTCGTTAATCCTCTCAAATTGCTCATTTCTGTCTTTACAATCTTTCATTGCAACGGTTTTTTGCATTTTTCTCTTTACAAAATCATGTTTCTTCAAAAGCTGCTTTACTACATGAGGTGTTACATTCATGCCCCTCAATTTAAAAGCATTTGAAATTTCTTTATGATTCAGATTTGTCCATTTTACTTCTTTGTCCACAGCAATTCCCGTTCTAACCGAAAACACATGCAATTGACGGGTCTCTAAATTTGATTTTCGTAAATAATATGTATTTCAGCGGATAATATTTTATGTAATCCGTAATAATTATTTAAAAAAATAGGATACAAAAAAATGGAATCCCGCAGAGATAAAGATATAAAACAACGAAAAGATCTGAATGCTGATACATTATTCAGTTTAATTCGTTCGAGATTTGAGAATTTAAAAGATCATCAATCAGAAAAAGCTCAGATTCCTCTAGCTGATGCTTTTATGTCTGCTTTTGCGATGTTTTCGCTCAAAGACCCTTCTTTGCTCTTTTTTGAGGCGAGGCGATCAGATACAAACTTGAAGACAATCTACAAGGTAAATAAAGTACCTTGTGACACTCAAATGCGCAAGATCTTAGATGAACAAGACCCTGCTAGCATTGAGCCTTTATTCAGTGATATTTTCCATCAGTTACAACGAGGAAAGTGCCTGGAAAAAATGGTGTATCTGGATGATTATTATTTGTTTTCCATCGATGGTACAGGCTATTTCTCTTCGAATAAGATTCATTGTAAATCTTGTTGTACAAAAACGAACTCGAAAACGGGTGAAGTTACCTATCATCACCAGATGTTGTGTGGAGCAATCGTTCATCCTGATTTAAAGGAGGTAATACCTTTTGCACCAGAGCCGATCGTCAAACAGGATGGAGAGAAAAAGAATGACATCGAACGCAATGCAAGCAAGCGTTATTTAGAGAAATTAAGGAAAACACATCCTCATTTACACCTCATTGTAGTGGAGGACTCTTTATATTCAAATGCTCCACATATTCGGGAATTAGAGAAGCATAATTTGAATTATATTATAGGAGCAAAAGAAGGTGATCATAATTTTTTGTTCAATTATATTAAGTCCGCTGTGAAAGACAAATTAACAACTGAAATTAAGTTTGAAAAAGACGGCGTTGCTCATCAGTTCCGTTTCATGAATAAGGTTCCTTTAAATGAGTCCAATCAAGACCAGTTAGTGAATTTTGTAGAATACTGGGAAACGACACCCAAAAAAACGCTACATTTCAGTTGGGTGACAAGTCTTAAAGTGACAGAAGAAAATGTTTTCGATATCATGCGTGGTGGAAGAGCACGCTGGCGGATTGAGAATGAGACGTTCAATACGCTCAAGAACCAGGGATATCATTTTGAACATAACTTTGGACATGGATATAAAAACCTGTCAGTTGTTTTTGCAATGTTGATGATGCTAGCATTTCTTGTGGACCAGGTACAGCAAATAGCATCTCGGTTATTTAATGCAGTTTGGAAGAAGTTAGGAACCAAAAGAAGAATGTGGGAAGATATAAGGAGTTTATTTATTGGATACAGCGTTGATTCAATGGAAGAGATATTAATAGCACTTTTTTATGGATTCAAAAAGGGTAAACTGCTTATTTCGAGTGATCCGCCTCCATCTTGACGAAAAATTAGTCGATTTTCGTTGAAAAAATGAGAAACGAGGATAAATTTGATTTTGGCCTTCTTTACCGGAGGGTATGGTCTTTACGGGGAACTAGTGAATGATAATGTAAATAGATTTATTAAGTGAGTTGCATTTTCCACATGTTTTGCGTTATATGTGCATATATCGAAGACAAAATCAAAAAAAGTAAGTTAAATGAAGATCGTGTTAACTAAAATGGGAATAGCTGCAAAACTACTAAGAAAAAAGTTCTTGAAGCCTGTGCAATTGCGGCATATCATCAGAGTACAGACATACCTGTGGTTACCACACTTCTGAGTGATGATGCACCTCAATTCAAGCAAATTGCACATCATCATGCTCTTTGCTGGATTCATGATGGGAGAAACTACAAGAAATTGAGGCCAATAGTACCTTATCATAAAGAAAAGCTTGAAGCTTTTCTGGACAGGTACTGGGATTATTACGGAAAACTCTGCGAGTTTAAAATAAAACCAGATGCAGAGGTAGCGGAGCAGTTATCTGCTGAATTTGATCAGTTGTTTACTACCATAACAGGATATGAACAGTTGGATGAAAGAATCAGTAAGACGAAAGAGAAAAAGGAACATTTATTGAAGGTACTTCTTTTACCAGAGGTTCCGCTGCATAACAA is drawn from Methanosarcina lacustris Z-7289 and contains these coding sequences:
- a CDS encoding type I restriction-modification system subunit M; translation: MPETNAQNKLKTSDHMRLPPEKKSKIDALWDRFWSGGLSNPLQSIEQMSYLIFMKRLEDMDVLEQRRANATGQAYVSIFGGHEECRWSEWKHKPAEEMMKHVRDVVFPFIKDIHDGEKTLFSQHMKDAVFMVPKPSLVQEAVGIIDELDISGQSSDMQGDIYEYLLSQLATAGKNGQFRTPRHIIRMIVELVDPDVNDRICDPACGTAGFLFTAYRYILRKYTSPDMVIEDEEGDWHNLIGDHITEQKAWDKLHKDTFYGFDFDSTMVRIALMNMVLHGIRAPHIEPTDTLSNQYSGEEEFTVILANPPFKGSIDKNDINDRLTLGTTKTELLFVEKMIRLLEIGGKCGVIVPDGVLFGSSNAHKDLRKLLLEKCQIEGIVSMPSGVFKPYAGVSTAVLIFTKGGNTEKIWFYDMVADGYSLDDKRTPVDRKGDIPDIIERFRKRREENPTDRKGKCFYVSAAEIKANNYDLSISRYKEIEYEEVRYEKPEVIIEKIEELEGKILENIDELKLLLNEET
- a CDS encoding IS66 family transposase, producing the protein MVTTLLSDDAPQFKQIAHHHALCWIHDGRNYKKLRPIVPYHKEKLEAFLDRYWDYYGKLCEFKIKPDAEVAEQLSAEFDQLFTTITGYEQLDERISKTKEKKEHLLKVLLLPEVPLHNNAAELAARAKVRKRDVSLQTITEEGTKANDTFMTIVQTAKKLSVSAYQYIWDRVSNKFEMPSLAQIIREKSSLS
- a CDS encoding transposase, translated to MESRRDKDIKQRKDLNADTLFSLIRSRFENLKDHQSEKAQIPLADAFMSAFAMFSLKDPSLLFFEARRSDTNLKTIYKVNKVPCDTQMRKILDEQDPASIEPLFSDIFHQLQRGKCLEKMVYLDDYYLFSIDGTGYFSSNKIHCKSCCTKTNSKTGEVTYHHQMLCGAIVHPDLKEVIPFAPEPIVKQDGEKKNDIERNASKRYLEKLRKTHPHLHLIVVEDSLYSNAPHIRELEKHNLNYIIGAKEGDHNFLFNYIKSAVKDKLTTEIKFEKDGVAHQFRFMNKVPLNESNQDQLVNFVEYWETTPKKTLHFSWVTSLKVTEENVFDIMRGGRARWRIENETFNTLKNQGYHFEHNFGHGYKNLSVVFAMLMMLAFLVDQVQQIASRLFNAVWKKLGTKRRMWEDIRSLFIGYSVDSMEEILIALFYGFKKGKLLISSDPPPS
- a CDS encoding zinc ribbon domain-containing protein → MSKKKTNQVKDFQHKLSKTMVENTRANTIIVGDLDVKQMAQPKVKDGIKQKKTKQNKGLNRSTQGLGNLGRFVQFLTYKAEIIGKRIIRIDEKNTYRKCCYCGKKHDMPTWERVMLCDCGNNIDRDRNSAINIMIRYLSQNTLWTGYQQFVDNLRQYRLPDGIEVHTEAK